A section of the uncultured Desulfosarcina sp. genome encodes:
- a CDS encoding ATP synthase F0 subunit B, whose protein sequence is MVSVDGSLLVQMVNFLLLIWILNMVLYKPIRKILLERKAKVDGMQSTIDGSAEQVKAKEDAYAEGIRQARASGQKEKEALMQAAAEEEKAIIGKINESAQAELKQVKEKIAQEVGAVKAALEEEVDAFADAIGKKILGRVA, encoded by the coding sequence ATGGTTAGCGTCGATGGATCCCTACTTGTACAGATGGTGAATTTTTTGCTGTTGATCTGGATTTTGAACATGGTGCTGTACAAGCCCATTCGAAAAATCCTGCTGGAACGCAAAGCGAAGGTGGATGGCATGCAGTCGACCATTGACGGATCGGCCGAGCAGGTCAAAGCCAAAGAGGACGCTTATGCCGAAGGCATTCGCCAAGCCCGGGCCTCGGGACAGAAGGAAAAGGAAGCGTTGATGCAGGCCGCTGCGGAAGAAGAAAAAGCCATCATCGGGAAGATCAACGAATCCGCCCAGGCCGAACTCAAGCAGGTCAAGGAAAAAATCGCCCAGGAAGTGGGCGCCGTAAAAGCAGCACTCGAAGAAGAAGTGGACGCATTCGCAGATGCGATTGGAAAAAAAATATTGGGGAGGGTTGCTTAA
- the atpD gene encoding F0F1 ATP synthase subunit beta has protein sequence MAENLGKITQVMGPVVDVEFEQGQLPNILTALLVTNPAINDQEDNLVIEVAQHLGDNVVRTIAMDVTDGLVRGMQVKDTGSPIMMPVGEASLGRVLNVVGRPVDGLGPVSQDKMMPIHRPAPLFTEQDTEVRVLETGVKVIDLLVPFPRGGKMGMFGGAGVGKTVIMMEMVNNIAMQHGGISVFAGVGERTREGNDLYHEMKESGVLPKAALVYGQMTEPPGARARVALSALTCAEYFRDKEGQDVLIFIDNIFRFTQAGSEVSALLGRMPSAVGYQPTLAVDLGGLQERITSTDKGSITAVQCVYVPADDLTDPAPATTFAHLDGTVVLSRQIAELGIYPAVDPLDSTSRILDPMVIGEDHYLVARQVQNMLQKYKELQDIIAILGMEELSDEDKLTVQRARKIQRFLSQPFHVAETFTGKPGKYVKVEDTVRAFKEICEGVHDSIPEQAFYMKGGIEEVLEAAQEMSEA, from the coding sequence ATGGCAGAGAACTTAGGTAAAATTACACAGGTTATGGGGCCTGTCGTCGACGTTGAATTTGAACAGGGGCAGTTGCCGAATATCTTGACCGCACTTCTGGTAACCAACCCGGCCATCAACGACCAAGAGGACAATCTCGTGATCGAGGTGGCTCAGCATCTCGGCGACAACGTGGTGCGTACCATTGCCATGGATGTAACCGACGGCCTGGTTCGCGGCATGCAGGTGAAAGACACCGGCAGCCCGATCATGATGCCCGTGGGCGAAGCCAGTCTGGGCCGCGTGCTCAACGTCGTTGGCCGCCCCGTGGACGGCTTGGGTCCGGTCAGCCAGGATAAGATGATGCCCATTCATCGCCCGGCTCCTCTTTTTACCGAGCAGGACACCGAAGTCCGCGTGCTGGAAACCGGCGTCAAGGTGATCGACCTGCTGGTGCCCTTTCCCCGTGGTGGTAAAATGGGCATGTTCGGCGGCGCCGGCGTGGGAAAGACCGTTATCATGATGGAAATGGTCAACAACATCGCCATGCAGCACGGCGGTATCTCCGTGTTTGCCGGTGTGGGCGAGCGTACCCGCGAGGGCAACGACCTGTACCACGAGATGAAAGAGTCCGGCGTTCTTCCCAAAGCCGCTCTGGTTTACGGCCAGATGACGGAGCCGCCGGGCGCCCGTGCCCGCGTAGCCCTGTCCGCCCTGACCTGTGCGGAATATTTCCGTGACAAGGAAGGCCAGGACGTGCTGATCTTCATCGACAACATCTTCCGGTTCACCCAGGCAGGCTCCGAGGTTTCGGCCCTTCTCGGACGTATGCCTTCCGCCGTTGGTTACCAGCCGACGCTGGCCGTCGACCTCGGTGGATTGCAGGAGCGCATCACCTCCACGGACAAAGGCTCCATTACCGCCGTTCAGTGCGTGTACGTCCCGGCCGACGACTTGACCGACCCGGCCCCGGCAACGACCTTTGCGCACCTTGACGGTACCGTGGTACTTTCCCGTCAGATCGCTGAGTTGGGCATCTACCCTGCGGTGGATCCCCTGGACTCCACTTCCCGCATTTTGGACCCCATGGTTATCGGTGAAGACCATTACCTGGTTGCCCGCCAGGTGCAGAACATGCTCCAGAAATACAAGGAACTGCAGGACATCATCGCCATCCTGGGTATGGAAGAGCTGTCTGATGAGGACAAACTCACCGTCCAGCGGGCCCGCAAGATCCAGCGCTTCCTCTCCCAGCCGTTCCATGTGGCGGAAACCTTTACCGGCAAGCCGGGTAAATACGTCAAAGTCGAAGATACGGTTCGTGCCTTCAAGGAGATCTGTGAGGGCGTGCACGACAGTATCCCCGAGCAGGCCTTCTACATGAAAGGCGGCATTGAAGAAGTGCTCGAAGCGGCCCAGGAGATGTCCGAGGCGTAA
- the rodA gene encoding rod shape-determining protein RodA — MFDRRLLQCFDWGLLLLTLALGGAGLVALYSAVSAGMVEPDILLFKKQLIWYGVGFVAMVFCFLFDYKQIERFATFIYLMSVGSLVVVLFFGKIVGGSKRWLPMGPFSLQPSEMAKIAVIIILARYFAKIINTEGLNLRDLAVPVLLTVLPFGLIVRQPDLGTAMVIALIAGAMTLFVKIERRTLTWLIATFTLMVPLVWFFLRGYQKQRILTFLNPDRDPLGAGYHIIQSKIAIGSGMLTGKGFLKGTQNALSFLPEQHTDFIFSVLAEEWGLMGSLTVIVLFLIIITWGLNIAGRCRDPFGTILSVGVTSMIAWQVLINIGMVMGLMPVVGVTLPFISYGGSSIITMMMGVGLLMNVSMRRFKFE; from the coding sequence ATGTTCGATCGACGATTGCTGCAATGCTTTGACTGGGGGCTGCTGCTGCTCACCCTGGCCCTGGGCGGGGCGGGGCTGGTGGCGCTGTACAGCGCCGTGTCGGCCGGCATGGTGGAACCGGACATCCTGCTTTTCAAAAAGCAGCTGATCTGGTACGGCGTCGGGTTCGTGGCCATGGTTTTTTGTTTTCTGTTCGACTACAAACAGATCGAACGGTTTGCCACCTTTATTTATCTGATGTCGGTGGGTTCCCTGGTCGTCGTGCTCTTTTTCGGCAAGATCGTGGGCGGGTCCAAACGCTGGCTGCCCATGGGGCCGTTTTCGCTCCAGCCCTCGGAAATGGCCAAGATTGCCGTCATCATCATCCTGGCCCGCTATTTCGCCAAAATCATCAACACCGAGGGCCTCAATCTGCGGGACCTGGCGGTTCCGGTTTTGCTGACGGTGCTGCCTTTCGGCCTGATTGTCCGCCAGCCGGACCTGGGCACCGCCATGGTGATCGCCCTGATTGCCGGCGCCATGACCCTATTCGTCAAGATCGAGCGCAGAACCCTGACCTGGCTGATCGCCACCTTTACCCTGATGGTGCCCCTGGTGTGGTTTTTCCTGCGCGGCTACCAGAAACAGCGCATCCTGACATTTTTAAATCCGGATCGTGATCCGCTGGGCGCCGGCTACCATATCATTCAATCCAAGATCGCCATCGGCTCGGGGATGCTGACCGGCAAGGGATTTTTAAAAGGAACCCAAAACGCCTTGTCCTTTCTGCCCGAACAGCATACGGATTTCATTTTTTCGGTGCTGGCCGAAGAGTGGGGGTTGATGGGATCGCTGACGGTGATCGTTCTGTTTCTGATCATCATCACCTGGGGGTTGAACATTGCCGGCCGGTGCCGGGATCCCTTCGGCACCATTTTGTCCGTGGGGGTGACATCGATGATCGCCTGGCAGGTGCTGATCAACATCGGAATGGTCATGGGGCTCATGCCGGTGGTGGGCGTGACCCTGCCCTTCATCAGTTACGGCGGGTCGTCGATCATCACCATGATGATGGGCGTCGGGTTGCTGATGAATGTCAGCATGCGCAGGTTCAAATTCGAATAA
- the atpH gene encoding ATP synthase F1 subunit delta: MKNLAIARRYAKALLLIGKEDGQTDTYREELGAFAKLIEQEKSLQQVLVNPLYDVEGRKNVLKGVMDKLDFSKAMTTFIYFLFDKGRIGFLSNINDFFQKFADELKGVARASLVSATELSSETIEKIQSALSKRTGKDIILEVEQDPELIGGIVTRIGDLVLDGSVRTQLLNMRESLKRGESV; the protein is encoded by the coding sequence GTGAAGAATCTGGCGATTGCAAGGCGGTATGCCAAAGCGCTTCTGCTGATCGGTAAGGAAGACGGACAGACCGATACCTACCGGGAAGAGTTGGGCGCTTTCGCAAAACTGATCGAGCAGGAAAAGAGCCTTCAACAGGTGCTGGTCAATCCGCTCTACGATGTGGAAGGGCGTAAAAATGTGTTGAAGGGCGTGATGGACAAACTGGATTTTTCCAAGGCCATGACCACGTTCATCTATTTCCTGTTCGACAAGGGGCGGATCGGGTTTTTGAGTAACATCAACGACTTTTTCCAGAAGTTTGCCGATGAACTCAAGGGCGTTGCCCGGGCCAGCCTGGTTTCGGCCACGGAGCTGTCCTCTGAAACCATCGAGAAAATTCAGTCAGCCCTGTCCAAACGGACAGGTAAGGATATTATTCTGGAGGTTGAGCAGGATCCGGAACTGATCGGCGGTATTGTAACCCGGATCGGCGATCTGGTTTTGGACGGCAGTGTACGGACCCAACTGCTCAATATGAGAGAATCTTTAAAAAGGGGTGAGAGTGTCTAA
- a CDS encoding cell division protein ZapA, producing MEQTITLQILGRKFTFQTESAAPDAKVVAARFEDAVNKVQSQFDEKLVNIDKETILILTGLNIASEHYKLEQNYRHFFSRMTEKSAVVLNELEKAMA from the coding sequence TTGGAACAAACGATTACACTGCAAATACTAGGTCGAAAATTCACCTTTCAAACAGAATCCGCTGCGCCGGATGCAAAAGTGGTTGCAGCCCGTTTTGAGGATGCCGTTAATAAGGTTCAATCGCAGTTTGACGAAAAATTGGTCAATATCGATAAAGAGACGATCTTGATTCTGACCGGACTGAATATTGCGAGCGAGCATTATAAGCTTGAACAAAATTATCGGCATTTTTTCAGCCGTATGACCGAAAAGTCTGCAGTGGTTCTTAATGAACTGGAAAAAGCGATGGCTTGA
- the atpA gene encoding F0F1 ATP synthase subunit alpha, with protein MELRAEEISQIIKEQITDYDKKIELSETGVVLSVGDGISRVYGLEKAMALELVEFPGGVLGLVLNLEEDNVGIAIMGDDSGIKEGDMVKRTGKIAQVPVGEPVLGRVVSGVGEPIDGKGAIDTPETRRVEMVAPGVIARKSVHEPCYTGLKAVDAMTPVGKGQRELIIGDRQIGKTAVAVDAILAQKNTDVFCIYVACGQKKSTVAQVAAILEREGAMEYTTIVAACASDPATLQYLAPYAGCAMGEYFRDKGQHALIIYDDLSKQAAAYRQVSLLLRRPPGREAFPGDIFYNHSRLLERSAKLSDELGAGSLTALPIIETQAGDVSAYIPTNVISITDGQIYLEPSLFFAGVRPAINVGLSVSRVGGAAQTKAMKKVAGTLRLDMAQFRELEAFAAFGSDLDAATQRQLTRGERLVQVLKQPQYKPLSHEKQVTILYAATRGYLDQFPSDVVAKYEAGLYPFVEERYPQIFSKLEEAQDITEEIDGLLKTALEAYGEEFKDTIKS; from the coding sequence ATGGAACTAAGAGCTGAAGAAATAAGTCAGATCATTAAAGAACAGATCACGGATTACGACAAGAAAATCGAACTGAGCGAAACCGGTGTCGTTTTGTCAGTCGGCGATGGTATTTCCCGCGTCTACGGTCTGGAAAAAGCCATGGCACTCGAACTGGTGGAGTTCCCCGGTGGCGTCCTCGGTTTGGTACTCAACCTGGAAGAGGACAACGTGGGTATTGCCATCATGGGTGATGACTCCGGCATCAAAGAGGGCGACATGGTCAAGCGGACCGGTAAGATCGCCCAGGTTCCCGTCGGCGAGCCCGTGCTTGGTCGCGTGGTTTCCGGCGTAGGGGAGCCCATCGACGGCAAGGGTGCCATCGACACCCCGGAAACCCGTCGTGTGGAGATGGTGGCCCCCGGTGTCATCGCCAGAAAATCGGTCCACGAACCCTGCTACACCGGTCTCAAGGCGGTCGACGCGATGACTCCGGTGGGCAAAGGTCAGCGCGAGTTGATCATCGGCGACCGCCAGATCGGAAAGACCGCCGTAGCCGTGGATGCCATCCTGGCCCAGAAAAATACGGATGTATTCTGTATCTATGTGGCCTGTGGACAGAAAAAATCCACCGTCGCCCAGGTGGCCGCCATTCTAGAACGGGAAGGCGCCATGGAGTACACCACCATCGTTGCCGCCTGCGCCTCCGACCCGGCGACCCTGCAATACCTGGCCCCGTACGCCGGATGCGCCATGGGCGAATATTTCCGGGATAAAGGCCAGCACGCCCTGATCATTTACGACGACCTTTCCAAGCAGGCTGCCGCCTACCGCCAAGTTTCCTTGTTGCTCAGACGGCCTCCGGGACGTGAAGCCTTCCCGGGCGACATTTTCTACAACCACTCCCGTCTGCTGGAGCGGTCCGCCAAGCTGAGCGACGAGTTGGGTGCCGGTTCCCTGACGGCCCTGCCGATCATCGAAACCCAGGCCGGTGATGTTTCGGCCTATATTCCGACCAACGTGATTTCCATTACCGACGGTCAGATCTACCTGGAGCCGAGCCTGTTCTTCGCCGGCGTCCGTCCGGCCATCAACGTCGGTCTCTCGGTATCCCGCGTCGGTGGTGCCGCCCAGACCAAGGCCATGAAGAAAGTGGCCGGTACCCTGCGCCTGGATATGGCCCAGTTCCGCGAGCTGGAGGCCTTCGCCGCTTTCGGCAGCGACCTGGATGCAGCCACCCAGCGTCAGCTCACCCGTGGTGAGCGTCTGGTGCAGGTGCTGAAACAACCGCAGTACAAGCCGCTGTCCCACGAAAAGCAGGTGACCATCCTGTACGCGGCCACCCGCGGCTATTTGGATCAATTCCCGTCCGACGTCGTCGCCAAGTACGAAGCCGGTCTCTATCCCTTCGTCGAAGAGCGTTATCCGCAGATCTTTTCCAAACTGGAAGAGGCCCAGGATATCACCGAAGAGATCGACGGCCTGCTCAAGACGGCCTTAGAGGCCTACGGCGAGGAATTCAAGGATACCATCAAATCGTAG
- a CDS encoding polymer-forming cytoskeletal protein encodes MFAKRKQVKTMKKNESSDHISTLLGVGTAIEGTLTFNDTIRLDGNVNGKILSEKGTVIIGERATVDAEIRVGTAIVKGTVNGYIQAAERIEVYPPAKITGDIQSPVVAIETGVVFNGKCSMRKPEPLPAESKPATGKPIEKKAD; translated from the coding sequence ATGTTTGCCAAAAGAAAACAGGTGAAAACAATGAAGAAAAACGAAAGCTCGGATCATATCTCCACCCTGCTGGGGGTGGGAACCGCCATCGAGGGGACCTTGACCTTCAACGACACCATTCGCCTGGACGGCAATGTCAACGGCAAGATCCTTTCGGAAAAAGGGACGGTGATCATTGGCGAACGGGCCACGGTGGATGCCGAAATCCGGGTCGGCACCGCCATTGTCAAAGGAACGGTAAACGGTTATATCCAGGCCGCCGAGCGGATCGAAGTCTACCCGCCGGCCAAGATTACCGGTGACATTCAATCCCCCGTGGTCGCCATCGAAACCGGCGTGGTGTTCAACGGCAAGTGCAGTATGCGCAAGCCGGAGCCGCTGCCGGCCGAGTCCAAACCGGCGACGGGAAAACCCATCGAAAAAAAAGCCGATTAA
- the rny gene encoding ribonuclease Y encodes METYTIVIAVVSAVIGFAVALVLRGVLGSKKLKDAAVEAEQIVKTAQNEADGLIKEAGVEAKDILFRMKSEFESEAKETRSELKKLEHRLIQKEENIDRKTDLFEQREKEIARKEQSLSDRDKSISSKEEKYNALLEEQKVQLERISTLTAEQAKELLIRAMENEARYEGAKLIKRIENEAKEDADKKAKKIIATAIQRYSGDFVAERTVSVVQLPGDEMKGRIIGREGRNIRAIEAATGIDLIIDDTPEAVILSGFNPVRREVARLSLIKLISDGRIHPARIEDVVKKVGQEVDTAIKEAGEQAAFDLGVHGIHGELIKYLGRLKYRTSYAQNVLQHSVEVGALCGMMASELGLKEKLARRMGLLHDIGKAIDHEVEGPHAVIGSKLAKKFGESAAVVHAIGAHHEDVPPSTVYALLVQAADGLSGARPGARKELLENYIRRIEDLEGIANGFNGVANTYAIQAGREIRVIVESDKVSDEESVLLSRDIAKKIEESLTFPGQIKVTVIRETRAVEYANK; translated from the coding sequence ATGGAGACATATACAATTGTAATCGCGGTCGTTTCGGCCGTCATCGGTTTTGCCGTTGCGTTGGTGCTAAGAGGGGTCCTCGGCTCAAAGAAATTGAAAGATGCCGCCGTTGAAGCGGAGCAGATCGTCAAGACGGCCCAAAATGAAGCCGACGGTTTGATCAAAGAAGCGGGGGTTGAGGCCAAAGACATTTTATTCAGAATGAAGAGCGAATTCGAATCCGAGGCCAAGGAGACCCGGTCGGAATTAAAAAAACTGGAACATCGGCTGATTCAAAAAGAAGAGAATATCGACCGCAAAACGGATCTTTTCGAACAGCGTGAAAAAGAGATTGCCCGAAAAGAGCAATCCCTTTCGGACCGGGACAAATCGATTTCCAGCAAAGAAGAAAAATACAATGCGTTGCTGGAGGAACAGAAAGTACAACTGGAACGGATTTCCACCCTGACCGCGGAGCAGGCCAAGGAACTGCTGATTCGTGCCATGGAGAATGAAGCCCGCTACGAAGGCGCCAAACTGATCAAGCGGATCGAGAACGAGGCCAAGGAAGATGCCGATAAAAAGGCGAAAAAAATTATCGCAACGGCAATCCAGCGCTACTCCGGAGATTTCGTTGCCGAACGGACGGTATCGGTGGTTCAGCTTCCCGGCGATGAAATGAAGGGCCGTATCATCGGGCGTGAAGGCCGTAATATCAGGGCTATCGAAGCGGCCACGGGGATCGATCTGATCATTGACGATACGCCGGAGGCCGTCATTCTGTCTGGATTCAACCCGGTACGGCGGGAAGTTGCCCGACTGTCATTAATCAAGTTGATTTCCGACGGACGCATTCATCCGGCCCGCATTGAGGATGTGGTCAAAAAAGTCGGTCAGGAGGTGGATACTGCGATTAAGGAAGCAGGCGAACAGGCAGCCTTCGATCTGGGAGTCCACGGCATCCATGGGGAGTTGATTAAATATTTGGGGCGATTGAAATATCGTACCAGCTATGCGCAAAACGTTCTTCAGCATTCTGTCGAGGTCGGTGCCCTGTGCGGCATGATGGCCTCGGAACTGGGTCTGAAGGAAAAACTTGCCCGCAGGATGGGGCTGCTTCACGACATCGGCAAGGCCATCGATCACGAAGTCGAGGGACCGCACGCGGTGATCGGTTCGAAATTGGCCAAGAAATTCGGCGAATCGGCGGCTGTCGTTCACGCCATCGGTGCCCATCACGAAGATGTTCCACCTTCCACTGTCTATGCCTTGCTGGTGCAGGCCGCAGACGGACTTTCCGGGGCTCGTCCCGGGGCAAGGAAAGAACTACTTGAAAATTACATCCGGCGAATCGAAGATCTCGAAGGTATCGCCAATGGATTCAATGGCGTGGCAAACACCTACGCGATTCAGGCGGGCCGGGAGATCCGTGTGATCGTGGAGAGCGATAAGGT
- a CDS encoding ATP synthase F0 subunit B, translating to MKVPFFSRKRSCARWTLPLVLAALLLCGGTLALASSDAGDHGEAAHKGWVATDTYRVMNFAVLFIGLFLVLKKPVSQALGGRIQGIKEQLEELEEKKKAAEAKLAEYDAKMAELDKEAEALLAEYVKQGEDAKAKILKEAEAAAEKLKEQASKNIEYEFQQAKADLKAEIVEKALAKAEAIIKERINSDDQEKLVDEYLEKVVA from the coding sequence ATGAAAGTTCCATTTTTTTCAAGGAAGCGCAGCTGTGCCCGGTGGACATTGCCACTGGTCCTGGCCGCGCTTCTTTTGTGTGGGGGCACCCTGGCGCTGGCGTCTTCCGACGCGGGTGACCACGGCGAAGCCGCCCACAAGGGATGGGTGGCCACGGACACGTATCGGGTGATGAATTTTGCAGTACTGTTCATCGGTCTTTTTCTGGTTCTCAAAAAACCGGTCTCCCAGGCTCTGGGCGGACGGATCCAGGGCATCAAAGAGCAACTGGAAGAGCTTGAGGAAAAGAAAAAGGCAGCAGAGGCCAAACTTGCCGAATACGATGCCAAAATGGCCGAACTGGACAAGGAGGCCGAAGCGCTCCTCGCCGAGTATGTGAAACAGGGTGAGGATGCCAAAGCCAAGATCCTGAAGGAGGCCGAGGCGGCCGCCGAGAAGCTCAAAGAGCAGGCCAGCAAGAATATCGAATACGAATTCCAGCAGGCCAAGGCGGACCTGAAGGCTGAAATTGTGGAGAAGGCGCTGGCAAAGGCCGAGGCGATCATCAAGGAACGGATCAATTCGGATGACCAGGAAAAGCTGGTGGACGAATACTTAGAGAAGGTGGTGGCATAG
- a CDS encoding F0F1 ATP synthase subunit epsilon, translating to MAENIRLEVVTPEKSVVSEEAQIVMAPGTLGEFGVLSGHTPFLTTLKTGALKYKDASGRERFVFVSSGFAEALPDRVTVLAESAERRKDIDIQRAKEAAERAEKRLREQAKEADIDFIRAKAALLRAINRIHLAETR from the coding sequence ATGGCTGAAAACATTAGACTCGAAGTGGTTACCCCCGAAAAGTCCGTCGTCAGCGAAGAGGCCCAGATCGTCATGGCCCCCGGTACGCTGGGCGAATTCGGCGTACTTTCCGGCCACACCCCATTTCTGACAACCCTGAAAACCGGTGCCCTGAAATACAAGGACGCAAGCGGCCGAGAACGTTTTGTTTTCGTCAGCAGTGGTTTTGCCGAAGCTCTGCCGGACCGGGTCACGGTTTTGGCCGAATCCGCCGAACGGCGCAAGGACATCGATATCCAGCGGGCCAAGGAAGCTGCGGAACGCGCTGAAAAGCGCCTCCGTGAGCAGGCCAAAGAGGCGGACATCGATTTTATCCGTGCCAAGGCAGCGTTGCTTCGTGCAATCAACCGGATCCATCTCGCAGAGACACGCTGA
- the atpG gene encoding ATP synthase F1 subunit gamma, which produces MPSLKDVQLKIQGVKKTKQITKAMNMVATSRLRGAQTAMDGFRPYAEKFSEVLGSLAEKAGEEASPLLIPKEAVRKIHIVLCTSDRGLCGGFNINLTDAVKNYIKNNGIEDAEYSLTCFGKKGRDWSRKNGHEIVEAHLGIVGSKFGFSVASTAGRKLVDGFLDGKYDEVHIVYAEFVSMAKQPPVVQQLLPIPPIVKDEAEDDANKEYQAEHICEPSPEELLGDLLPRNVYVQIYRALLETSTSEHAARMSAMDNATKACNDMIDSLTLAYNKARQAAITADLMDIVGGAEALKG; this is translated from the coding sequence ATGCCATCATTAAAGGATGTCCAGTTAAAAATCCAGGGTGTCAAGAAGACCAAGCAGATCACCAAAGCCATGAACATGGTGGCAACCTCACGGTTGCGCGGTGCGCAAACGGCGATGGACGGATTTCGTCCCTATGCCGAAAAATTCTCTGAAGTCCTTGGCAGTCTGGCGGAAAAGGCCGGAGAGGAAGCCAGCCCGTTGTTGATCCCCAAAGAAGCGGTGCGCAAGATCCATATTGTGCTGTGCACCTCGGATCGGGGGTTGTGCGGCGGCTTCAACATCAACCTGACCGATGCGGTCAAAAACTACATCAAGAACAACGGCATCGAAGATGCCGAATATTCACTCACCTGTTTCGGCAAAAAAGGCCGCGACTGGTCCCGTAAAAACGGTCATGAGATTGTCGAAGCACATCTGGGGATCGTGGGCAGCAAGTTCGGCTTCAGCGTCGCTTCGACTGCCGGCCGGAAACTGGTGGACGGTTTTCTGGACGGCAAGTACGACGAAGTTCATATCGTTTACGCCGAATTCGTGAGCATGGCCAAACAGCCGCCGGTGGTTCAGCAGCTGTTGCCGATTCCGCCCATTGTGAAAGACGAGGCGGAAGATGATGCCAACAAGGAATACCAGGCGGAACACATCTGCGAGCCGTCTCCCGAAGAACTTCTGGGAGATCTTTTGCCGCGCAACGTGTATGTCCAGATCTACCGGGCGCTGCTGGAAACATCCACCAGCGAACATGCCGCTCGGATGAGCGCCATGGACAACGCCACCAAGGCGTGCAACGACATGATCGACAGTTTGACTCTCGCATACAACAAAGCCCGACAGGCAGCCATTACCGCAGATCTGATGGATATTGTCGGTGGCGCCGAGGCCCTCAAGGGTTAA